GGGCCCCCACAGCCTTGCAGAGGGACCCCTTGCTCCAGCTGGCCTTCCGCTGGCCACCGCTGGCCAGTCCTGTCCCCTGGCTCTGGCTGCCCTGCTCTTCCTTAAGGGCTGCCTGCTCCTCGTGGTCCGTCTCCCGGTGGTAGAAGTAGTTGAAGTTGGAGACAATGACGGGCACAGGCAGGGCGATGGTGAGGACCCCGGCGATGGCACACAGCGAGCCCACGATCTTGCCCCCCACGGTGACGGGCCTCATGTCCCCATAGCCCACCGTGGTCATGGTAACCACGGCCCACCAGAAGCCATCCGGGATGCTGGAGAAGTGGGTCTCTTGGTTGTCGGCCTCGGCGAAGTAGACGGCGCTGGAGAAGAGGATGACGCcgatgaagaggaagaagatgagcaGGCCCAGCTCCCGCATGGAGGCCTGCAGGGTCTTGCCCAGGATCTGCAGCCCCTTGGAGTGGCGGGAGAGCTTGAAGATGCGGAACACGCGGACCAGGCGGATCACTCGGAGGATGGCCAGCGACATGGCCTGCTGCCCGTTctggcccccccctcccccaccccctggctgcTGTTCCACCAGCTCGGTGCCCAGGGTGATGAAGTAGGGGAAGATGGCCACCACGTCGATGATGTTCATGATGTTCCGGGAAAACTCAGCCTTGCTGGGACAGGCGAAGAAGCGCACCAGAAGCTCGAAGGTGAACCAGACGACACACGTGGTCTCCACGATGAAGAAGGGGTCCGCCAGGGTCCTGGGCAGGAGAGGCGCCACTGTGGGGCCTGAGGGAGGCGGCGCCGCCGCTGCCCCGCTGCCATTGGCCCCTGGGGCGggtccagggggctggtggtgcacCTGGGGATGGCGCAGCAGCTCGCGTTCATCCCTGAACTCAGGCAGGGTCTCCAAGCAGAAGGTGATGATGGAGATGAGGATGACAAGGACTGAGACGATGGCGATGGCCCTCGCGGAGCCCGAGCTCTCCGGGTACTCGAAGATCAGCCACACCTGGCGCTGGAACTCGTTGCGGGGCAggggcttctcctcctccttgaTGAAGCCCTCGTCCTCCCGGAAGCGCTCCATGGCCTCGTCCCCCAGCTGGTAGAAGCGGATCTCATCCGCGAACACGTCCAGGGAGACGTTGACCGGCCTCCGCAGCCGGCCCCCGGACTGGTAGTAGTAGAGGATGCCATCGAAGCTGGGCCGGTTGCGGTCGAAGAAGTACTCGTTCCTCAGAGGGTCGAAGTAGCGCAGGCGCTTGGCGGGGTCCCCCAGGAGCGTGTTGGGGAATTGCGCCAGGGTGCCCAGCTGCGTCTCAAAGCGCAGCCCCGAGATATTGATGAGGACGCGCTGGTGATGGAGGGAGCCCGCGCCCAGCACCTGGTCCTCCGCCACGCCCAGGGCGGGGTCGccatctccctcctcttcctccggAGGCAGCCACCTCGACTGCGGCAGCTcctggggcggcggcggcggcacccGCCGACCTCCCGGATCCGCGCGCCTCTCTGCTCCGCGGCCCCTTGGCTCCCGCTCCTTGAGTCCATCTCCGAGCGCAGCCGTCGGGGGGCAGCGGAGCTCTCCCCCTGCAGTCCcggcctcccctccttccttgaCGATCATGGCACCGCCATTCTCCAGGGGCACCAGGGCGATCTCCATGGGCCGGGAGCGGGGGGCATGCTGCGCCCCTGCGGACTGACTCCCGAGCCCCCCTCACACCCTGCTGGGCGACCTGCGCCTGACGCCTCTTCTGCTGGCCGCCGGCACGGCTGTGGGGCGGGCTGGAGTGGCTGGCTGGGTCCCCTCGCTCGGTCCTGACGTCAAGAAGCcgctgccctgccctctgcctctctggGTTCTTGCAGCCCGTTACCAAGCAGCCAAAAGCCGCCTTCCAGCAGATGCAACCTCCAGCCGCCCGGCGCGGCCTCCGCCCCGCGCGGCTCCCCGCCCCCTGCCGTCCTCTCcttcccccgcctcccctccGGGCTCGGAGGCAGCGGGAGTCTCCCCGGAGGGCGCAGCTGGGGCCCGGgcgaggagggaggggctgagcgGGGCTCCGCCGgcggtgggaggaaggaagggagggagggagagagtggggaggATGGAGGAACAGGTTGTACCGAGAGCGCTGAAACTCCAAGGGCAACCAGATGAGAATAGCTCTGGATTTCAGTTCACCTGGGAAGCCCGCTGAGCGCCAATGGGCTCAGGGGGAAATGAATTGCCCTTGGAGGGATGATTTTGAGATGAGTCGGAGTATGAGAGAAGGCCGTGTTTTTACGTTTCTCCCTTAGAGGAATAAAGGTTCTCTCTTCTTTGGGTAGAATTACAAACAGGAGGGGGCGGGATAGAGTTAtggaccttgaaaaaaaaaaatatatatatatatgtctgtatctCCAGATTGAAGGTGAAGCATCTCTTTTCCCATCTCCCTGCATACATTGGTACCAAAAGGTAACTGAGGGAAAATTTAGTGTGTCCTGCCGCTTGGGAAAGCCCCCATTCCCAGTGCAGACAGCGGTGGTCAGAGGGCAGATGCCACCCAGCAGCCCTAGGCAGCCAGCTGGGTCTGGGAGATTCGCTGCCCTGATGCTCACAACCTCGCTGCTCTCCCCACAAAGCCATTAGCAGAAACCGTgagcagggaaggggaggaggaagagagagaagctggTGAGAGTGGTTTCTGCCTAGTGAAGCTGGGAGCCGGCACCAAAAGCACATCTGTGtagggagttggggtgggggctctTCAGGAGAGGGAGCCCCGGAGCTTGTAGAGTGCCCGGGGCTGGAGAATTCTCAGCAGTAGAATAACAATCCGTGCATACTTGGCTCTTTTGCTGTATCAGGTCCATTTTCAGCACTTTACAAATATTGACTGGCCTATTCCCTTGGCAACCCATTTTCTCAGTAatgttattatccccactttttagagacaaggaaaatgagacacagagagatggactaacttgcctaaagtcacacagttagAACACGGTAaaagctgggatttaaacccaagcAAGCAGAGTTCGGGACCCTGTTCCTGTCCCTGTGCTCCTCTCTAGAAATGAGCCACCCCCTTTCAGATAAAAGAGTAGAAGAGTTCCTGCTCCCCAACATCTGGGCTGACAGTTTTCGTTCCTCCTGCGGGAGGCAGGAGGGTGGCTAAGAGGACAGCTGAGTGCTTCTGGGTTAGAGAGCCAGGCTATCCAGCTCGCCCTAGCCCTGCTGGGTTTTAGCGaggagcatctatccagagagaaATATGCTTCAAGGCAAGTCTGGCCCATCCAGGCACAGCTTCCAGACgtgtttttggttttatgttACCAGCAAGTCTCTGTCTTCGAATATCTGTTTgattgtctgtttctgttcctgtAGGTTGTTGGGGGTTTTCATAGGTGATGTTACAGCCTCTTGTCTGTGAATGCAACACACACAGGGGTGGTTTGGGAACTGGGTACACAAGTGTTTGTTGGAGTGTGTGGACTCATAAGCTTGTGTCAGTGTTGGAGGAGTGGGGGTCCACCTGGCTTTTTTTAAGTGATGGCGAGGGTGGATGTGTGCTTGGCGGATGCAAGTTTTCATGGTGTGCCACTCTGCATGTGTGGTGGGCTGTCCTAGCAGACGTGCATGAGTGAGGAAGAGGCATAAAGGTGAAAATGAGTGTGTGGAGGCATCACTGGGTAAGTGCAGGGCTTTGCACGCCCCTCCCCAGACCTGTGCTATTCCTGCTCTGTCTCCTCtgggtttttcttcttctcttgctctgAGGTTGCCAGTTGGGATCAGGTCTGCCCCTGTGGAGTCTGGAACTGGGGAACTGGAAAGGGTGGGCTCGGTGGCCTGGAGGGCCTCTCTTGTTCACTGACCCACGCCTCTTGTACACACAAGGATGTCATCTAGGCTCACAGGGGTTCCTTGGGCTCCCTGGGGGAAAGAGCTTGTCTTCCATGGACCAAAGAATCAGAGCACCACATAAACAGTCCTTTAAGAATGTGGtactttgttttttggctgcaccatgataagtgaaaattcctgggccagggatcgaacctgccccacagctgcaaactgcaccacagctgtggcaacactggctccttaacccacttcaccacaagggaacttctcagTGTGATACTTTCTTAAATCTCCTTTCCATACCTTTGCTAGCTTGCATCGATTTCTTGTAAAACGACCTTCCAATGTCACATGCAGCAAGCAGGGGGAATACTGCAGGATCTCCCTTAAAGAAAGAACTAGCTTTGGAGCTCAGGGAATGCAGTTAGCTGACAGTGCCCAGCTGTTATCGCCTCCTGGCTCTGCCTGCTGTCATCCTCCTGGGGAGCTGCTGGCAAGGACTGAACGTGGCAAGTTTACAAGGACCCAGCCAGTTCTGTGTCTGCCCAGTGCAGAACCCGGCAGCTGTGCAGTCTTGGCACTGGGTCACCCCACTGGATCTGCTAAGACTTTGTAAGAAAATCATTGTCTGAGACTCTTGCTCATTCaacccttcctcctgccctttccTTTCACGGTGTCAGACAGCATCTTAGTCTGAGGATGTCCCTTGCTGAGTTCTGCAgtcttttggcttttgtttttaatctttctcttATGGCCTCTCAAAAAAGGCATTCCcagattaacaaatctgactagcatccgtgaggatgcaggttcgatccctgggcttgcccagtgggttaaggatctggttggtgttgctgtggctgtggcgtcagcagggagctatagctccgatttgtcccATAGCCTGGGcgcatccatatgccatgggtgtggctctaaaaagcaaaagaaaaaaaaaaccaaaaaacaacccttTTGCACTCCTGACTCTACCTCGTTGTCTTTCTTTACAGGGGATACAGGTGCACATCACGTACCTGAAATCTGCTTTCTTCTCCACCCAATCAATCCTAGGAGGGAAGCTCTTTTACCTGCGGTGCTTGACGGCCACCATCACCCATCACCTGAGGATCCTGTTAGGAGGCAGGATTGACCCCTTGGAGGGCTTAGATTAGACCCGCTCCCCAGTGGGGGTGACGCTTCTAACCTAAGGTCACGATTTGGATGGTGTCTCCTCTCAAACTTCAAAtggtgtcttcatttttttttgtctttttttgcctttttctagggccgctcccgtggggaggttcccaggctaggggtctaaacggagctgtagctactggcctacaccagagccacagcaacttgggatctgagccgcatctgcaacctacaccacagctcacggcaacgccggatccttaacccactgagcaaggccagggatcgaacccgcaacctcatggttcctagttggattcgttaaccactgcgccacgacagcaactcccaaACGATGTCTTTGAATGAATTATTTGCAACACCTACATTATATCCCTAGAATGAGCTctccagaggaaaacaaaggagagCTCTCTACTCAGTTCACGGGACGGGTCCTATCAGATGGCAGCAGGACACTGGGGGCCTGCAGAACTACAGAGAAAGAACATTATGAGAAGAAAGGTGAGCCCCGCGGAAgtgagaggaaagggagaagactgggaggagaaagaagattAACTGGCACCTTTCTTAATCCCTCCAAAAATATTCATGGAGCACCTACCCTGTGCCTGGTTCTCCAGGGTCTGGGAGATACCGGTGACCAAGACAGACGTACTTCCTCTCTGGACTTCCATCCCAAGGAGGGCAAAAGTCTCTGAGCATCTAACCACAGTTGTGAGGGGCACCTCTAGAATGTAGGGTGCTGTGAGAAGAGTTGGTGGGGTCTGACCCCCATCTAGGAGTCAGGGAAATTTTctactgtgtttttgtttgttcgtttgtctttttagggccacccccccacccccgcctatggaggttcccaggctaggagtcaaatcagagctacagctgccgacctacaccacaggcacagcaatgccagatccgagccgtgtctgcgaccttcctcacagctcacggcaacactggatccttagcccactgatcgaggccagggatcgaacccacaacctcatggttcctaggtggatttgtctctgctgcaccacgacagcaaCTCTGAAACTTTCTAACTTGATGATTTGGGGAAAGCAGATTATTTCTGTATAGATGGAATGTATGTTcccaaggccctggggtgggagggacaggTGGTTGGAGGAACTCAAAGAAAGTGATTGTAGTTGACAGATAGGGGGGCAGATTTCTGGGAGATTGGGCCAGAGAGGGGGAGGAATGCAGGTGAAGAGCTGGCTAAGTCAGATTTCACaatctgccccccaccccaaccccagcagGAGATCTGATATACTTCTTTCCTTCCACACTCAGATGCTTTGCTTGTGTCTCTGTAAAGCAAATGTGCCAACATGCTTCTGTTTTATCTCTCTGTTACTTATTTTAGTCTCTTCTCCCCGTCCACTCTCGCTAAAATGGATAcctttatctgtgtgtgtgtgcgtgtgtgtgtgtgtgtgtgtgtgtgtgtgtggtctgtcTGTATCTATCTCTCTACCATCTATCTCATACATAAATAATATCTACCACACCATTTATCCATCTATAGCTATGGATGGTAGGAAGGATAGATATTAGCGGGAGAGCTTGAAATCAAGGGTCATACTTTGCTCCCCACACCAAACCTGGTACCATGTCCATATTATGAATTTCAATAAGTACACATTGAACCCAACTGAACCAAGGGAGAGGAATTCCACTctggagcagagagggagggaaaaccCAAGGGATGGGAATGGAAAGAGGATTCGCTCGACACTCCCAGTGGTGCTGGAGGTGGACCTGACAAGACAGTGAAAAGACTCATCTGGACAACCAAAGATGGGATGCagtgaaaaaaatctgcttgGGCCCCTTATGGTCCAGGTTCTGTATTTGCCACATTCTCTATTATTATACCAGTGGCCTCGGCTTTGTGGGTGAAGACAGCTTTGTGGATAGAAAGAATTTAATATATTGGACTGGGCGCTTTAATTCCTAAATTAAGATTGTGCTTGAGACCTAAAGGTAGTGTGGCTGTGTTTCTAATGTAAGAATAAGTTACAACAGAAAAACATGGATATCTGCTGAATTTTTATCTAGGTCAAGGGAAAAGCTTCCCCTGTGGGGCAAAATTTAAAGGGACAGTTGGgggcaaaaataaaattctgtcctaaaataaataaataaataaataaataaacataaaggcgtttccatcatggctcagtggttaatgaatccaactaggaatcatgaggttgtgggttcgatccctggccttgctcagtgggttaaggatccagcgttgccgtgagctgtggtgtaggtcacagacgtgcctcggatcccaagttgctgtggctgtggcataggccggcagctgtagctctgattagatccctagcctgggaacctccatgtgccatgggtgcggccctagaaaagacaaaaaaataaaaataaaaataaaatcctgtccTAATTATGTTGCTCGTCTTTCCTGTCAAACATCAATTTCCCCCCTTCCCCACCAGGTTGAAGAGGGTGACAGACATGGGAGCCTCATCAGAAATACGATGAAGGGTTCCAGGGACAGCCTGAATAGACACACCCTGCAAGCCAGCCAGGGTGCTGGCCAGTCGGCCAGGCTCCTCCCTGCTTCTTCCTTGCAAGGGGTAGGAGGTTCTGCTGAGCAGACGGCATCTCTCAAGCAACCCTGGGCATCCCTGGGCACTCCTGAGGGAGCTTGGATTTCTTACGGAAGAGAAAAGGACTCTGGGCTGTTTCCCCTGTCCCTTCCCCATCACTCTGCTAAACCAGTTATTTCGAGTTCCCCGCATCACCCTGAACCtcctctccattaaaaaaaaagaaagaaagaaaaaggaaattgaacaAAACCGTCACGGTGTTTCCTTCACCAGGGAAGCCGAACCCCCAGTTTGGGGAAgacttgttttcttgttttccccACAACTCCTTGGTCAGCTCTGTGTCTAAGGAAACGCAGAGTCCCTGGGAGTCAGCAACTGGGGGAGAGGACACAGGACTTCTTAGGCTGGACCAGAGAGAGCCAAACAGAAGGCGGCATAGTTAAACCAAAATACCTTTTAAAGAGTTAAGAGTAAAACTTGAGgaaggagtccctgttgtggctcagcaggttacgaatccaactagtaaccatgaggatgcgggttcaatccttggcctcgctcagtgggttaaggatccggcgttgctgtgagttgtgggggaggtcgcagacactgctcgagttgctgtggctgtgctataggccagcagctgtagctctgattccatcccaacctgggaacttccatatgtggcagatgcaaccctaaaaagcaaaaacaaaacaaaacaaaacaaaaaagcttgaTTAATAAGTCATTGACAGGCGGGGTCTTACTGCTGAATGTTCCAAAGTATGGTCCTTACTATTAAATAATAGAGTAAATAGTAATTgagtaaatataattatattaataacagAGTAAACAATAATAATAGAGTAGCTAGTGATTGGTAATCAGCAAAACCCTCTCTCACATAAGCCTCTTTCCCAGATTCCTTTCCCTCCCAGATCTGTGCTGGAAAAAACATCTTAACGAGGGGAGCAGCTgttctctcctccccccccccccaccaccccacccttTCCTTTCTCACTTGCCCCTCAATCCAACACCTTGGGAAGGAAGTTCTGGAAATGACCATCCTTTCCTGTTTGATGGAATCAGCACAGGTGGGGTAAAGCAAAACACGGGTGCAAAACAAACGAGTTTGTGTCTGCGGGGTGTTTGCAGGGGAGACGGGCGTCTGCTGCATTAAGAGATGGAAGCAGGAGGCCAGGCTGagggtgaggggagaggagagattaTGCTGAAATTGACCCAGATCCTGAATGAGCCCTCAGAAGGCCGGTAGGGTTTCCTGTTGAGAGGGATTAAAATGAGAGCCATTCACAAATCGAGGCTCACATCTGGAGCTTGGCTTTTTCTATCCCCCCGACCCCTCCTTTCCTAATATAATCCAGGAATAAATTCATTAATGGGTCCAGCGCATTTTTCAGAGGCCAAGCATAGAAGAGAAAGTGACCCAGATGGAGAGAGGTGGGAGGGGCAAAGGATGCTAGCCCTGGGGAGTGAGGgtcttccctccctgctcccagacCCCCTTCATCCACCGGCGGGTGGGTTATGGATGCATTGGGAAGATTTTTCTCTTGTCCATCTTTCCGTCCTCACATCTCACTGTGTGTTCACTCACATAACATGAAAACCCTTCTAAGCTTGAAATCACGAAATGAGAGCTTCATTTTTAGTTAGggttaaagatatttaaattgatttttactttctcaATAACAACTGCAGCATGTATTTCCTAACTCTCTGCTTAGGCACCTCGATCAAGGAAGGCATTATTGAGTATTTTATAGTCAATGGCTTGTCTAGCTAGATTATTGACCACATTGCATAAAGATACTTTAATGAGTTTAGGTTATGTATCCAGGTACATGAAAAaagcactttattttaaaagtgcaaaGCACATGTAAAACTGTTTCATTATTATGTAAGGAATGTCCCTTCTAAGTCTGGAAAAAACAGGTGATCACTCTGTGATTCATGCAAGCCAGACAGCACCCATTTTTCTCAACGTCTTTCTCAAGAAAAATCCTCTTTATTCTCATTTGATTACAAGATGGTCCGAGTCACGGAACAGGATGAGGGCTCAGCCGTGGTTTCAATATAACTGGATCTGGAGAGAATGGCTTCCAGAGGATTGCGACTCAAAGTCTGTTCCATGGACCAGCATGTCGTGACCACCTGGAAGCTCATTAGAAATGTAATTCccagagttctggttgtggctcagcgggttaagaacctgactagtatccatgaggacgcggattcgatccctggctttgctcagtgggttaaggatccagcgttgcagcaagctgcagcataggtcacagatgcaatgtggctcggatcctgcatggctgtggctgtggtgtaggccacagctctgattcgacccctagcctgggaatttccatatgccacgggtgtggccataaaaagacaaaagaaaatgtcatttctaAGCCGCTCCCTGACGTACTAGATCAGAATATGGGAAATGAAACCCAAGAAACTGTTCTTGGCTCTCCAGCTGATTCTGATGCCACCCAAGTTTCAGAACCACTGTCCAAGAAGACTGGTACCACCTAGGAGTCTGGCCCTTTCATTGGATGCCTTGGGGCCTAAAGAATCCAGCAGCTGGGATGTCCATTCTCTTGGCTATGAGCTTGGATGTGGATTGAGGTAGATCTGCATAGAGGGCCTTCGACCCCTATCAACACTCAGCCTCTCTAGGCTTCCGCTTCTCCAATGAAGACACAAATAGTACCTACCTCCTACAGTTGTTCTAAGCGGTACATGTCTGGAGAATTATAAACCCTCCATAACATTAGTTGGTGCTGTTAGTCCTAGTTAGCCTGCGTAATCTGGCAGCTTTCAAAGGTATGTGCAGCCCTAAATCATCCGCACTGGCCACCATATTATTAACAGCCTTTCTCTTTGTTGATCCGATGAGCTAGCCATGGTCTCCCAGTTTGATGGAAAGTGGAACAGGATCCCTGGGCCTTAGCTTCAGCATCACAAATGCCCTCCTCTCAGGCCCCCGGCCTTCCTGTtaatattagtttcctattgctgctctaacaaaatacTCCACAcgtaatggcttaaaacaacaagaatccaatttcttccttccttcctttctttcttttcatttctttcctttctttcttttttttttttttttttttttttgactcacccatggcatgtggaatttcccaagccagggatcaaactcacaccacagcagtgacagtgccagatccttaacccactgaaacaccaAGGAGCTACCCAAATCGATTTTCTTATAATTCTGAAGGTTAGAAGTAAAAAATGGATCTCTCTGGCCTTAAGGGTTCAGCTGGGCTGGTTCCTTCTTGAGTCTCTGGGGGACAATCCATTGCCTCAGCTTTTCTAGCTGCTAGAAGCCCTGCTTTCTCGGCTTGTGGCCTTTTCCTTCAACGTCAATGACAGTGACAGCATCACTCCAACCCCTGCTTCCTTGGTCACACCTTCTCCTCTCACTCTTCCACCTCCTTAAGGCTCCTTGTGGTTACGATAGCTTCACCTATATAATCTaagataatttttctatttcGTGATCCTTAATTAGTCCCATGTGCAGAATCCCTTCTAAGATATAGGGTGATATGtccacaggttccagggatgaGGACCTGGACTTCTCTCAGGGACAATTAACTCTGCCACATGGTTCCTGCCCCTCCTAGGCAACAAAGAGACTCCGGGGATAGGACTTGGAGAGCTGAAAGGACCCGAAGCTGTTGGCTCTTCAGAGCCTTTCATTTTACAGTCATCAAACATCTGGAGTTTTGCCCTGGGCAAGGAGCAGAGGCTGAGCAACCAGAGACCCTGGTTTCCAACCCTGATCTGCAAAGTCCAGGCTTGGTGGTTTCACCAGTGGATGAGCTCCATGTAGCagggaaataaaaaactcatGAGGTGTCAATAGGATGAAGTCATGATTTTGTAGATCCAGACTTGCTGGAAGATGCAGGGTGACTCTAAGGGCTGAGTCATACCAGGAACATTTCAGTCCCTCTGTCTGGGGAGTGGAGTTTGTCCTGTTTTCTCCTTCTCTAGGAGCTGTCCCTCTCCTCCTGAAAGTCCCCAAGCACAGGTGAAAGATTTGTGAATTCCAAGCCTGTTCCCCCATCCACCACTGCCACATTTCGAGAAGCCAGAAGCAGGGTGATTTCTCAAACACAGCAACCACTTCTTTCTCTGGTCAAGACAGAAATCTGGGAAATGGCAATTATCTCAGCAGCATCACCAACCTTGCAGCATGACATTATCAACTGTTGGAAATTACATGGTTTTCATTTGCTGCTATTTTCACGTCTGTCAtcttctctgccccctccccagcccagggccaaccccccaccaccaccaccctcccagcctctccctttcttcttattAATTTTGGGAAATAGCTTTCTTATTTGTAGCAGGCTGATGCCACTTGTAGGAATATGATATTGAGGATCGTAATAAGGGCTTTCACAGTTTCGGGTGGTGCTCAGCCATCAGCCATTAGATGCTCCAGCTCAGCTTCAGAGCCTTTGTCTTGGTCAACGAAGAAATGGCTAGAAAAGGCCCCAGGACATTTCATTTCGTGAACTGTCTGGCTACTCTGGGTGATACTGGAAACCAATGACCGAGTTGCGAGGACTGCTTTTCTGGAGGAACAAGTTGTGGGTGTGAGGTGTGTGTTTCCGTGGAGAAAAGAGATTTCCACTGACGCTGTCTTTAGGCAATGTAATTAGCATGGCAGTGGAAAGCAGAAAACCAAGACTTTGAGTCCCACTCTGCCCCTCTGACTCTTAGCTACATGGCGTAGGCAGGTACTTTAAAccctctaaatatatatatatatttttttttttttttttaattttggaagatccggttgtggctcagcaggttaagaacttgaatagtgtctgtgaagatgcgggtttggatccggtgttgagtgggttaaggatcctgtgttgccacgagctgtggtgtagatcatagatgcttctcagaccccaagttgctgtggctggggtgtaagccggcagctgtggctccgatttaactcccagcctgggaatatccatatgccgtgggtgtgaccctaaacacaaaacaaaacaaaacaaaaagaatggataaacaacagatcctactgtatagcacaggaaactatatccaatatcctatgataaaccacaatggaaaagaatgtgaaaaagaatgcatatatattataactgaatcactttactgtacggcaaaaattaacacaacattgtaaatcaactatacttgaataagttaaaattttttaaagagctaaTTTTATTTGATCTGGTGTCTATTATAAAATCGTGACAGTTAACATGTCTCGAGCTCTTGTTAACGTGCCTTCAACTATGCCTTTTACATACGCTTTGGCATCGAATCCTCTGATCACACGCTAAGAGGTAGTGGTTATTATCCGTCCCAGTTTAGAGACATGGAAGCTGAGAGCTAATGCAGTTAAGACCCTTGTTGAAAGTATATTGAGGAGGCCATGGTAGGGGCCTGGCAGCTGCTGGTTATTGTTATGCATTTATAGGGCCTGTCTTCTGAACTCCTGCCGAGCCGAGGGAGGTTTTCACCGGGTTCCTCCTTCTGACTTTCTATATCCAGCTCCCAACCTGCCTTCAGTCATGTCAAGACCCTGATAAGGCCTCATGCGGAAAAGCCAGCGACAAAGGTATGAATGACCAACAGCCCCGTAGGCCTGCTCAGGACTTTGCCTGTAAGCTCACAAGAATTTGTGATGAGAATTTGGGATGTCAGCATCTTATCCAAACCGAGTGACTCCAAGAGGCAGCGACTTTCCGCCTGGTGTCATGTGGCTTCCCAGGTGGGGGTCAGCTGACTGCATTCTCAGAGAGGACTCTCCCTGTCAGCCCCGCCCTCCCATGCACTGGTCCAGCCTGTGCAGCTTGGCCGAGGTCAGAGGGAGTGAGGGGAAGAGGACATTGCTGAGACAGATGTTAACACCATCA
Above is a genomic segment from Phacochoerus africanus isolate WHEZ1 chromosome 7, ROS_Pafr_v1, whole genome shotgun sequence containing:
- the KCNA5 gene encoding potassium voltage-gated channel subfamily A member 5, producing MEIALVPLENGGAMIVKEGGEAGTAGGELRCPPTAALGDGLKEREPRGRGAERRADPGGRRVPPPPPQELPQSRWLPPEEEEGDGDPALGVAEDQVLGAGSLHHQRVLINISGLRFETQLGTLAQFPNTLLGDPAKRLRYFDPLRNEYFFDRNRPSFDGILYYYQSGGRLRRPVNVSLDVFADEIRFYQLGDEAMERFREDEGFIKEEEKPLPRNEFQRQVWLIFEYPESSGSARAIAIVSVLVILISIITFCLETLPEFRDERELLRHPQVHHQPPGPAPGANGSGAAAAPPPSGPTVAPLLPRTLADPFFIVETTCVVWFTFELLVRFFACPSKAEFSRNIMNIIDVVAIFPYFITLGTELVEQQPGGGGGGGQNGQQAMSLAILRVIRLVRVFRIFKLSRHSKGLQILGKTLQASMRELGLLIFFLFIGVILFSSAVYFAEADNQETHFSSIPDGFWWAVVTMTTVGYGDMRPVTVGGKIVGSLCAIAGVLTIALPVPVIVSNFNYFYHRETDHEEQAALKEEQGSQSQGTGLASGGQRKASWSKGSLCKAVGALDNADGSRRGSCPLEKCNLKAKSNVDLRRSLYALCLDSSRETDL